The window CGGACGATGAAATTCCCCGCAGCATTATTTACCAATCCATCGATCCGGCCAAATGTTTCATCCGCGAAGGCGACCATTGCATCGACGGATTCCAAATCGCGCACATCCATTTGAAAAATATGGACCCTTTCCCCGATTTCTTGCCGTGCTGCTTTTAGTCTTTCCAAATCCCTGCCGGTTATAATGACTTGATACCCATCCTCCACAAATTTTTTCGCCATATACTTCCCCATTCCATTCGAACCGCCCGTTACGATCATTACTTTTTCATCCGCCACATTAATTCCCCCTCACCTTTTGTGAATGACTATTCATTCATATTGTACCACCAAGCTAATTGTTTTACGAGGGGAAACAAGATGCAATTTTCTTTCTTTTGGGAAATTAAAAACGGACGACTCTAATTCTGAGTCATCCGTTTTCAATCAGCCCAAAGCCGAAAAATACTTTTCCACGATCACTTCCGCGGGTACGGCTTTACTGTAGAGGAAACCTTGAGCTTTATAGCAATTGGCTTCCAACAGAATTTGGGCTTGCAGTTCTTTTTCGACGCCTTCCGCAATAACATCCATTCCCAGATTATGCGCCAAATTAATGATTGTCCGGGCGATGGCCGCGTTTTTGGCATCCGTTTCGATATCTTTGATGAAGGACCGATCGATTTTGATAATATCGATCGGATATTGCTTCAAATAACTGAGGGACGAATATCCTGTGCCAAAATCATCGACAGCAATCGTCACGCCAATCTTCTTCAACTCATTCAGCGTACTGATCGTCTCATCCATATCGGTCAATGAGCTCTCGGTGATCTCCACTTCCAGCGATGAAGGAGCGATGTCATAGTCTATGATCTTCTTTTTCACTTTATCGATGAACGTTTCCAACCGGAATTGCTGGGGCGAAATATTGACCGCAATCCGAACGAACCGGAACTTCTTTTTCTGCCATTCCTTCAATTGCCGGCAGACCTGATCCAGCACCCAATCGCCGATATCGTGGATCAATCCCGATTCCTCTAAAATGGGGATGAACTGCCCTGGCGACACGAAGCCGAATTTTCGGTTATTCCAACGGAGCAATGCTTCGAAACTGCTAATTTGACCAGTCCGCAAGTCGACCTGCGGCTGATAATGTACCGATAGCTCATCCAACTCGATTGCCCTTCGGAGATGCGACTCCATCAGCGCCTCATCCGGGAAGATCGAATTCATGCGATCCTGATAAAATCGGTAATGGGAACGCCCCCGCTGCTTCACGAACCGAAGCGCCTGTTCCGATTTCCTCAACAAATCCTCAAGAGTCTTGCCGTCCTCCGGATATATGGAAATGCCCAGTGAAGCCGAAATGAAATACTCCTGATGATTATAATAAAACGGCTTGGCGAAATCCCCTAAAATTTGCTGCGACAGCTTTTCTGTCTTGGCCGTTGTATGATTCGACAAGGTCATGATGAATTCGTCGCCGCTCTTGCGATACAACTTTGCCGTCGTCGGGCAAATTTTCTTCAAACGATCGGCTACGATCTTCAAAATTTCATCCGCCCCGGTATGTCCGAGCGATTCATTGATCAATTTGAACCGATCCAACCCTAAGTGCAGAAAGGCCAAACTCTCCTCTGCCCGTTGCGCATAGGCAGCATCCTCTACAAAGTGGGACTTCATCGCATTTCGATTCCAAAGTCCCGTCAATTGGTCATGATTCGACAGAAAATACAATTTTTCATTGTTTTCCTGATGCAAAGAGGTATCCCGCAGTAGAAGATGGATTTCATTAACATATCCATCCATCAGAATCGGGATTGCTTTCAAAAAGGTAGGGAGCAGATGCCCATTCTTATGGGAGAATGAAACATCGTCCATTTCAACAGTTTCCCCGCCTAATGCCCGGGCAATGACATATTTGAATTCACTCTTTTTTTCATCATCCAGCAAGTTCAAGATGGATCGCCCCGACACTTCTTTCTGCCGGTAGCCATACAATTCGAATACCGCTTCATTGGAATACAGAATCGTATAGTCCCTGCCGATGGTGAAAATCGGATCCAAATTGCGGTCGATGAAAGACATATATTTATGTTCAAGCTCCGTTCGGCTATCCCGTTCGGTTGCCAAGTCTTGCCGTTCATTTATTTCCAAAAAGATGATAGCTTCGCCGCATTCCAGCTGACCGGTCTGCAAGTAAAGCTCGTACAATGTGGAAACGCCTTCGCTCTTCCACTCGATTTCTGTCTGTTTATAGCCTTCAGAAGGCAATTTCCGCAGCTTCGACTTAATCGGCTTCCATAGGTCTCCGAAAAAATCGGAAGCCTGGACACCGGCCGACTGCTGGAAATGTTGTTGGGCCAATTGATTGCTGTATAGAACGTCAAACTCATCCCGATCATTCTTCCCGATCAGCGTCACCATATGAAAGGGGCTATCGGATAATGAAGATGACAGTATCTGGTCAAATGGTTGTGTCGCATCTAAATATCCCATGGGCGCCTCCGTCCTACCGTACGAATTCAACATAAGAATTAGGAGGGAATTTTCTCCTATCCAAATCTAGTATACTATCAATTCTTCCGTAAATATAGCAGTTTCTTATCTTTTCTTGTCGAAATATTTACACTCGTTCGTCTTTTTGGTACGATAAAGTTTGGATTAGACGAATATCATGATGAACAGGAGGATTCTATTGAAACGAAATCATCAATCGGTTCGACAATTGGCCATTGCCATTTATGTAGTTAATCGGCATGCAAAAACGGCGACGGATAATCGGCAACTATATACGCTGAAAAAGATGGCGCTCGATAAACTGATCCGCGAAGGATTGGCGGAGAAGATCGGCCTGCATTTCGTCGATAATCCGAAACAGAGCAAACAACATTCCACGGTGCTTGTCCAATGTCAAGATTTCCTCTTCCATACCATCCCTGAAAAAGAAGATTTCCTTTCTCTTCCTCACCTCGGCGAACAAGACCGGAACTCCCGGAACCCGCAAGAGCGAATGAGTTTGAACGAAGCGCGCAACCTCTTGACCCATTTCCTCGGCTTCCAACCGGAAAGGGAGGAAAAACCGAAGCGGCCTGTTGTGAAACAAAAAGTCCGTCGGGTGAACAACACACAAGGCTTCCGCTCTTCCTATTTGGACGGAAAATAAAAAGTCGATCCGTCCCTTTGCAGGCGGATCGACACCCATTCACTGTTGTCCTTCATATCGCTTAAAAAGCACTTGCGTTCCTTTTTCTCCATATCCTTGGCCGATCAATTCATTATACATGTCCCTCGCCATTTGAAGTCCCGGCAAATCCAAATTCATCGATTCCGCCTCTTTTAGTGCAATGTCCATGTCTTTCAGGAAATGTTTGACGTAAAATCCGGGCTCGAAATCGCCTTGTAGCATTCGTGGGCCTAGATTGGACAATGACCAAGAACCGGCCGCACCTGACGTAATCGATGTCAGCGCAACTTCCGGGTCAAGTCCCGCTTGCTGTGCATAGGAAATGGCTTCGCAGACGCCGATCATGTTTGTCGCAATGGCGATCTGGTTCGCCATCTTCGTATGTTGTCCGGCTCCTGGCTCCCCTTGATAGATGATCTGCTTTCCAAATAGAGATAGGATCGGCAACATCTCTTCGAACGCTTGCAGCTTTCCGCCACACATGATGGATAATGTGCCGTTCCGCGCTCCGACATCCCCTCCCGATACCGGCGCATCAATCGCAGCCATGCCTCTTTCTTGTGCATCCTTTTCAATCCGTTTGGCCAAAGAAGGGCTTGATGTCGTCATGTCTACGAGCACTTGCCCCTCTTCCCCAGCAGAAAAGACTCCTTCCGGTCCATAATAGACCTCCTCGACATCTTGTGGCAGTCCGACCATCGTAAAGACCACATCCGCGCCTGTTACCGCTTCCTGTACCGTGCTCGCCCACTTGGCCCCCTCTTTCACGAGTGGATCCGCCTTACTTTTCGTCCGAGTGAACAACACGACTTCATGATCTGCGGCTAGTAAATGTTTCACAATGCTGGCACCCATCACTCCGGTGCCGATGAAAGCGATCCGTTTCTTCTCCATCCGACCATTCCCCCTTTAGTTCTTGACCTCTTCCCATCGTAACAAAGTTTCCGACATTTTCCACTCCGATTCCGACAAAAAAAAGAGGACGGATCCTCCAGAGAGGGTTCCGTCCACAAAAGGGGGAAATGAGAATGTTGCTGTGTTCATTTATAATGTCCCCGCTTTGTTTACTTCCTAAACATCTTTTTCAACATTTTTTTAAAAATCTTTTTTATTCGATAAAAAGTTTTGATGAAGTCCATTTATCCGACCTATGATGCCTCAGCCTTGCTTGCCTGACTTGATCGCCAAAATACTCCATTACCATTTGGCCGTGTTTTTTTGATGAATGGATTGGTTAATCAATTCATCCAACTTTTGACTGATTTCAATTGTTTCTTTAGAAGTCATCCCCAGCCGCTCCACAGTCTGGATCATCTCTATTCTAACCTGTTCAATTTTCTCATCTAAGCTACCATTCAAACCGATTTCCTCCGACCTTTCAAAATTATGGCTGATTTCCTAATTATATACCTACCCAGTAATCCATACAAAGAAACATATCATGGAAATCATTGAAAATTAGATGACCAGTTGCGCACAATTCCAAAGAAAATCCTTTACCTTCATTCTATTTTAAGGCAAACTAGAGAGGTAAACTTGAACCGCCTCTAATAATCGGTAACTGTAAAGGAGATGCGATCTATGAATATTGCTGAAGTGGGGAATATTATAGAGTTCAAAGATGGACTGCAAGGGATTGTGGAAAAAGTGAATGAGAACTCGGTCATTGTTGACCTCACATACATGGAAAACTTCGATGAACTGGAACTGGAAGAGAAAACCGTCGTCAATCATAAACGGTACAAAATCATTCA is drawn from Sporosarcina sp. FSL W7-1349 and contains these coding sequences:
- a CDS encoding putative bifunctional diguanylate cyclase/phosphodiesterase; the encoded protein is MGYLDATQPFDQILSSSLSDSPFHMVTLIGKNDRDEFDVLYSNQLAQQHFQQSAGVQASDFFGDLWKPIKSKLRKLPSEGYKQTEIEWKSEGVSTLYELYLQTGQLECGEAIIFLEINERQDLATERDSRTELEHKYMSFIDRNLDPIFTIGRDYTILYSNEAVFELYGYRQKEVSGRSILNLLDDEKKSEFKYVIARALGGETVEMDDVSFSHKNGHLLPTFLKAIPILMDGYVNEIHLLLRDTSLHQENNEKLYFLSNHDQLTGLWNRNAMKSHFVEDAAYAQRAEESLAFLHLGLDRFKLINESLGHTGADEILKIVADRLKKICPTTAKLYRKSGDEFIMTLSNHTTAKTEKLSQQILGDFAKPFYYNHQEYFISASLGISIYPEDGKTLEDLLRKSEQALRFVKQRGRSHYRFYQDRMNSIFPDEALMESHLRRAIELDELSVHYQPQVDLRTGQISSFEALLRWNNRKFGFVSPGQFIPILEESGLIHDIGDWVLDQVCRQLKEWQKKKFRFVRIAVNISPQQFRLETFIDKVKKKIIDYDIAPSSLEVEITESSLTDMDETISTLNELKKIGVTIAVDDFGTGYSSLSYLKQYPIDIIKIDRSFIKDIETDAKNAAIARTIINLAHNLGMDVIAEGVEKELQAQILLEANCYKAQGFLYSKAVPAEVIVEKYFSALG
- a CDS encoding YkyB family protein produces the protein MKRNHQSVRQLAIAIYVVNRHAKTATDNRQLYTLKKMALDKLIREGLAEKIGLHFVDNPKQSKQHSTVLVQCQDFLFHTIPEKEDFLSLPHLGEQDRNSRNPQERMSLNEARNLLTHFLGFQPEREEKPKRPVVKQKVRRVNNTQGFRSSYLDGK
- a CDS encoding NAD(P)-dependent oxidoreductase: MEKKRIAFIGTGVMGASIVKHLLAADHEVVLFTRTKSKADPLVKEGAKWASTVQEAVTGADVVFTMVGLPQDVEEVYYGPEGVFSAGEEGQVLVDMTTSSPSLAKRIEKDAQERGMAAIDAPVSGGDVGARNGTLSIMCGGKLQAFEEMLPILSLFGKQIIYQGEPGAGQHTKMANQIAIATNMIGVCEAISYAQQAGLDPEVALTSITSGAAGSWSLSNLGPRMLQGDFEPGFYVKHFLKDMDIALKEAESMNLDLPGLQMARDMYNELIGQGYGEKGTQVLFKRYEGQQ
- a CDS encoding aspartyl-phosphate phosphatase Spo0E family protein; translation: MNGSLDEKIEQVRIEMIQTVERLGMTSKETIEISQKLDELINQSIHQKNTAKW
- a CDS encoding YkvS family protein; this encodes MNIAEVGNIIEFKDGLQGIVEKVNENSVIVDLTYMENFDELELEEKTVVNHKRYKIIHGNEK